In candidate division WOR-3 bacterium, the DNA window TAAAACCGGTGCCGGATAATATCCAAGAGATTTATCTGAAAAGTTTGGAGGCGATTGGGGTCTCCTTAAAGGATAACGACATAAGATTCATTGAAGACGATTGGGAATCGCCAACGATTGGTGCTTGGGGTCTTGGTTGGCAGGTAGAGTTAAACGGGATTGAGATAACCCAATTCACCTACTTTCAACAGATGGGTGGAGTTGACTTAAAAGTTATCCCGGTGGAATTGACCTATGGCTTAGAAAGGATTGCGATGTTCATCCAGAAGGTTGATTCTATCTTTGATATTAAATGGGATAAAGATTATACCTGGGGCGATGTCTATCGGCAGAACGAAGAGGAGTTTTCCGTCTATAACTTAGAAGAGGCGGATATTCCTTTTCTCTTAAAGACCTTTGATGGTTACGAAAAGGAAGGGGAGAGGTTATTGGCAAAGAATCTTGTCTATCCGGGATACGATTGCGTCATTAAACTCTCCCATCTCTTTAATTT includes these proteins:
- a CDS encoding glycine--tRNA ligase subunit alpha gives rise to the protein MKKVKTFQEIILTLYDFWQKRGCLIFSPYNSEVGAGTFNPATFLRVLDDKPWRVCYVEPSKRPRDGRYAQNPLRVQQFWQMQVILKPVPDNIQEIYLKSLEAIGVSLKDNDIRFIEDDWESPTIGAWGLGWQVELNGIEITQFTYFQQMGGVDLKVIPVELTYGLERIAMFIQKVDSIFDIKWDKDYTWGDVYRQNEEEFSVYNLEEADIPFLLKTFDGYEKEGERLLAKNLVYPGYDCVIKLSHLFNLLEARGAISVSERTNYIARIRRLAKLTATKYLEKVRCHSTNIDA